From the genome of Biomphalaria glabrata chromosome 1, xgBioGlab47.1, whole genome shotgun sequence, one region includes:
- the LOC106061419 gene encoding U6 snRNA-associated Sm-like protein LSm1, with the protein MNYLPGTASLVEEIDKKLLVVLRDGRTLIGYLRTIDQFANLVLHRTIERIHVGKKYGDIPRGIFIVRGENVVLLGEVDLENEHNLPLEQVNIDTILELQREQQLEREAEQERKKKAMAERGIHIDQTIDDF; encoded by the exons ATGAATTATTTACCAGGCACTGCAAGCTTGGTTGAAGAAATTGATA AAAAATTATTAGTGGTTCTAAGAGATGGGCGAACGCTCATTGGTTATTTAAGAACTATTGACCAGTTTG CCAATTTAGTTCTGCACCGTACTATTGAAAGGATTCATGTTGGCAAAAAGTATGGAGATATTCCTCGGGGCATCTTTATTGTTCGTGGAGAAAATGTTGTGTTACTTGGAGAAGTA gatCTTGAAAATGAACACAATCTTCCTTTGGAACAAGTCAACATTGACACTATATTGGAACTACAGAGAGAACAGCAGTTGGAAAGAGAGGCAGAGCAAGAACGTAAGAAGAAAGCCATGGCAGAAAGAGGTATTCACATAGATCAGACCATCGATGACTTTTGA
- the LOC106061420 gene encoding hydroxylysine kinase-like isoform X2, which yields MYRSTVTAADVPDIVTKVYNLNVKVVQELTSYDDHNFYVQDVSVVSDNTTHGYVLKILNSLDSQNPDIIELQTQIMLHMKNVGYPTPGVIPCKDGQLLKLMSLPARKNQNGTESTSNFIVRLFTFLPGLPLDHVKLTLNICFQIGWFAGRMDIVLKDFCLVDKPQVGKMKRKWNMSEIPNLRSKVHSVTSSEMKSVVIEVIEQFETQILTCQHMFSKGLIHGDFNECNIIVSENSHFPIEEQYSSPANSFTSMATKCQDEGKGYNISGIIDFGDTTYSLYIFEIAIAMTYVMLNQHNLSPTAAAGHVLAGYLSHITVSQIELQHLRLCICARLVQSIVMGYFTFSEDPSNRYILTHASRAWPLLNTLWQMSDSTLLQLLNVPNHLS from the exons ATGTATCGCTCTACTGTAACTGCAGCTGATGTTCCAGACATAGTTACAAAAGTATACAATCTCAATGTTAAAGTTGTTCAAGAACTGACTAGTTATGATGACCACAATTTCTATGTCCAAGATGTCTCTGTGGTATCTGACAATACCACCCATGGATATGTCTTGAAAATTCTTAACTCTTTAGATTCACAGAATCCAGATATCATTG AATTACAAACTCAAATAATGTTACACATGAAGAATGTTGGATACCCTACACCTGGAGTTATACCATGCAAAGATGGTCAGCTTTTAAAACTTATGTCATTACCAGCAAGGAAAAAccaaa ATGGTACAGAGAGCACATCCAACTTTATTGTACGTTTGTTTACTTTTCTTCCTGGGCTTCCTTTAGATCATGTCAAGCTTACACTTaacatctgcttccaaattggTTGGTTTGCAGGAAGAATGGACATAGTCTTGAAG GATTTTTGTCTTGTAGACAAGCCACAAGTGggcaaaatgaaaagaaaatggaaCATGTCAGAGATTCCAAATTTACGAAGTAAAGTTCATTCAGTAACAAGTTCAGAGATGAAAAGTGTGGTCATAGAAGTTATTGAACAATTTGAGACTCAAATTTTAACTTGTCAACATATGTTTTCTAAAG GTTTGATTCATGGTGATTTTAACGAGTGCAATATAATAGTCAGTGAAAACAGTCATTTTCCCATAGAGGAGCAATACAGCTCACCTGCAAATAGCTTTACTTCAATGGCTACCAAGTGTCAAGATGAAGGCAAAGGTTATAATATTTCTGGAATCATAGACTTTGGCGATACTACATATTCTCTTTACATTTTTGAAATAGCCATAGCCATGACTTATGTGATGTTAAACCAGCACAACCTATCTCCAACTGCAGCAGCTGGCCATGTCCTAGCAGGTTACTTGTCACATATAACAGTATCCCAGATAGAGCTACAACACCTGAGGCTGTGTATCTGTGCTCGGCTGGTACAGTCCATTGTGATGGGTTACTTTACTTTCTCTGAAGATCCCAGTAATAGGTATATACTAACTCATGCTTCCAGAGCTTGGCCTTTATTAAATACACTGTGGCAGATGTCTGATTCTACACTACTGCAACTACTAAATGTTCCAAATCACTTAAGTTAA
- the LOC106061420 gene encoding hydroxylysine kinase-like isoform X1 codes for MVANGCSLLLMYRSTVTAADVPDIVTKVYNLNVKVVQELTSYDDHNFYVQDVSVVSDNTTHGYVLKILNSLDSQNPDIIELQTQIMLHMKNVGYPTPGVIPCKDGQLLKLMSLPARKNQNGTESTSNFIVRLFTFLPGLPLDHVKLTLNICFQIGWFAGRMDIVLKDFCLVDKPQVGKMKRKWNMSEIPNLRSKVHSVTSSEMKSVVIEVIEQFETQILTCQHMFSKGLIHGDFNECNIIVSENSHFPIEEQYSSPANSFTSMATKCQDEGKGYNISGIIDFGDTTYSLYIFEIAIAMTYVMLNQHNLSPTAAAGHVLAGYLSHITVSQIELQHLRLCICARLVQSIVMGYFTFSEDPSNRYILTHASRAWPLLNTLWQMSDSTLLQLLNVPNHLS; via the exons atggtTGCAAATGGTTGTAGCCTACTGTTG ATGTATCGCTCTACTGTAACTGCAGCTGATGTTCCAGACATAGTTACAAAAGTATACAATCTCAATGTTAAAGTTGTTCAAGAACTGACTAGTTATGATGACCACAATTTCTATGTCCAAGATGTCTCTGTGGTATCTGACAATACCACCCATGGATATGTCTTGAAAATTCTTAACTCTTTAGATTCACAGAATCCAGATATCATTG AATTACAAACTCAAATAATGTTACACATGAAGAATGTTGGATACCCTACACCTGGAGTTATACCATGCAAAGATGGTCAGCTTTTAAAACTTATGTCATTACCAGCAAGGAAAAAccaaa ATGGTACAGAGAGCACATCCAACTTTATTGTACGTTTGTTTACTTTTCTTCCTGGGCTTCCTTTAGATCATGTCAAGCTTACACTTaacatctgcttccaaattggTTGGTTTGCAGGAAGAATGGACATAGTCTTGAAG GATTTTTGTCTTGTAGACAAGCCACAAGTGggcaaaatgaaaagaaaatggaaCATGTCAGAGATTCCAAATTTACGAAGTAAAGTTCATTCAGTAACAAGTTCAGAGATGAAAAGTGTGGTCATAGAAGTTATTGAACAATTTGAGACTCAAATTTTAACTTGTCAACATATGTTTTCTAAAG GTTTGATTCATGGTGATTTTAACGAGTGCAATATAATAGTCAGTGAAAACAGTCATTTTCCCATAGAGGAGCAATACAGCTCACCTGCAAATAGCTTTACTTCAATGGCTACCAAGTGTCAAGATGAAGGCAAAGGTTATAATATTTCTGGAATCATAGACTTTGGCGATACTACATATTCTCTTTACATTTTTGAAATAGCCATAGCCATGACTTATGTGATGTTAAACCAGCACAACCTATCTCCAACTGCAGCAGCTGGCCATGTCCTAGCAGGTTACTTGTCACATATAACAGTATCCCAGATAGAGCTACAACACCTGAGGCTGTGTATCTGTGCTCGGCTGGTACAGTCCATTGTGATGGGTTACTTTACTTTCTCTGAAGATCCCAGTAATAGGTATATACTAACTCATGCTTCCAGAGCTTGGCCTTTATTAAATACACTGTGGCAGATGTCTGATTCTACACTACTGCAACTACTAAATGTTCCAAATCACTTAAGTTAA